A window from Cryptomeria japonica chromosome 1, Sugi_1.0, whole genome shotgun sequence encodes these proteins:
- the LOC131073711 gene encoding GEM-like protein 5 isoform X2 codes for MGKARSSIDETYKELLLAEYHSSTEEEEQKWSFQVMGVPAPPFEDEQKQPNPINPYILQESPPSNDPMEKRVKGFNKLSKKAENLVSNAWKKAENLASNVWVNCKSVPKAALGKMSMAAKALRKGGFKSLYKHTFHVQPHEKLRKTYACYLSTSTGPVGGTLFISTHNVSFCSDRPLSLLLSSGKKHWAYYRVAIPVAKVKAVESSVSMDDPAKKYIEVVTVDDHEFWLMGFIKYHKALNSLSYCLSLLDDVS; via the exons ATGGGAAAGGCAAGGAGTAGCATTGACGAAACCTACAAGGAGCTTCTTCTAGCAGAATATCACAGCAGTACGGAAGAAGAAGAGCAAAAATGGAGCTTCCAAGTTATGGGGGTTCCTGCACCCCCATTTGAGGATGAACAGAAACAGCCCAATCCAATCAATCCTTACATTCTGCAAGAATCCCCGCCGTCAAACG ATCCAATGGAGAAAAGAGTCAAGGGTTTCAACAAACTGTCAAAGAAGGCGGAGAATTTAGTGTCAAATGCTTGGAAGAAGGCTGAGAATCTGGCCTCAAATGTGTGGGTTAACT GTAAAAGCGTGCCAAAGGCAGCATTGGGGAAGATGAGCATGGCGGCAAAGGCGCTGAGAAAAGGAGGATTCAAATCTCTGTATAAACACACATTTCATGTCCAACCCCACGAAAAATTACGAAAAACCTACGCCTGTTATTTGTCGACTTCGACTGGTCCAGTGGGCGGAACCCTCTTCATTTCAACGCATAATGTTTCATTCTGCAGCGACCGCCCGCTTTCCTTGCTTCTTTCCTCAGGGAAAAAACACTGGGCTTACTACAGA GTGGCGATACCGGTGGCGAAGGTGAAGGCTGTGGAATCGTCGGTGAGCATGGATGATCCTGCGAAAAAGTATATTGAGGTGGTAACTGTAGACGATCACGAGTTCTGGCTTATGGGATTCATTAAATACCACAAAGCTCTGAATAGCCTGAGTTACTGTCTTTCATTGCtggatgatgtttcctga
- the LOC131073711 gene encoding GEM-like protein 5 isoform X1, which produces MGKARSSIDETYKELLLAEYHSSTEEEEQKWSFQVMGVPAPPFEDEQKQPNPINPYILQESPPSNDPMEKRVKGFNKLSKKAENLVSNAWKKAENLASNVWVNLKTGKSVPKAALGKMSMAAKALRKGGFKSLYKHTFHVQPHEKLRKTYACYLSTSTGPVGGTLFISTHNVSFCSDRPLSLLLSSGKKHWAYYRVAIPVAKVKAVESSVSMDDPAKKYIEVVTVDDHEFWLMGFIKYHKALNSLSYCLSLLDDVS; this is translated from the exons ATGGGAAAGGCAAGGAGTAGCATTGACGAAACCTACAAGGAGCTTCTTCTAGCAGAATATCACAGCAGTACGGAAGAAGAAGAGCAAAAATGGAGCTTCCAAGTTATGGGGGTTCCTGCACCCCCATTTGAGGATGAACAGAAACAGCCCAATCCAATCAATCCTTACATTCTGCAAGAATCCCCGCCGTCAAACG ATCCAATGGAGAAAAGAGTCAAGGGTTTCAACAAACTGTCAAAGAAGGCGGAGAATTTAGTGTCAAATGCTTGGAAGAAGGCTGAGAATCTGGCCTCAAATGTGTGGGTTAACT TAAAAACAGGTAAAAGCGTGCCAAAGGCAGCATTGGGGAAGATGAGCATGGCGGCAAAGGCGCTGAGAAAAGGAGGATTCAAATCTCTGTATAAACACACATTTCATGTCCAACCCCACGAAAAATTACGAAAAACCTACGCCTGTTATTTGTCGACTTCGACTGGTCCAGTGGGCGGAACCCTCTTCATTTCAACGCATAATGTTTCATTCTGCAGCGACCGCCCGCTTTCCTTGCTTCTTTCCTCAGGGAAAAAACACTGGGCTTACTACAGA GTGGCGATACCGGTGGCGAAGGTGAAGGCTGTGGAATCGTCGGTGAGCATGGATGATCCTGCGAAAAAGTATATTGAGGTGGTAACTGTAGACGATCACGAGTTCTGGCTTATGGGATTCATTAAATACCACAAAGCTCTGAATAGCCTGAGTTACTGTCTTTCATTGCtggatgatgtttcctga